The Clostridiisalibacter paucivorans DSM 22131 DNA window TTCATATTTAAAATCAGGCCATAGCTCATCTACAACATAAAAATCAGAATATACCGATTGAATAGGTAGAAATCCGCTTAATCTTCTACGCCCACCCCATCTAATTATTAAATCTACTCTGGAGATATCCTTTGATTTAATAGAACTTAGCGGAGATTTGTTTTTTTTATTTTTAGAAAATACACCTTTTAGATCCCATTGCCAACCATAATTGACAAGGAAATTCACCTTTATTCCACCATCACCTATTTTTCTGCGATGTGTATAAGGGATTAGTTCTTTAGGGAACATCTTAGATTCAGTATTGCCTATTACTAATAGATCTGCATTTTCCCTTTCAATC harbors:
- the uppS gene encoding polyprenyl diphosphate synthase, yielding MRIPNHLGIIPDGNRRWAVSKDLKKEQGYEEGLDPGLKLFKFCKALGIKELTYYGFTVDNTKRPKVQTIAFTKACVDAVKMIERENADLLVIGNTESKMFPKELIPYTHRRKIGDGGIKVNFLVNYGWQWDLKGVFSKNKKNKSPLSSIKSKDISRVDLIIRWGGRRRLSGFLPIQSVYSDFYVVDELWPDFKYEHVLNALRWYDDQDITLGG